From the genome of Bradyrhizobium sp. ORS 278:
CTCGGCGGGCGCGAAGTCGGCGAGATGCTGGTCGACGACGCCAGGGTGCCGCTGGTGTCGGCGACCGGCTCGACCGCGATGGGGCGCGTGGTCGGCGCCTGCCTCGCCGGCCGCTTTGCCCGCGCGATCCTCGAGCTTGGCGGCAACAACGCCGCCATCGTCACACCCACGGCGGATCTCGATCTGACCTTGCGCGCGGTCGCGTTCGCGGCGATGGGCACGGCCGGCCAGCGCTGCACCAGCCTGCGCCGCCTGTTCGTCCATGCCGACGTTTATGAGCAGCTCGTGCCCCGCCTCAAGCAGGCCTATGGGTCGGTGGCGATCGGCAATCCGCTGCAGCCGGGCACCCTGATCGGTCCGCTGGTCGACCGCGCCGCCTTCGAGGCGATGCAGGATGCGCTGAGCGCCGCACGGGATCATGGCGGGCGCGTGTTCGGCGGAGACCGCGTCGCGGTCGATGGCTGCGCGGAGGCCTACTACGTGCGCCCGGCGCTGGTCGAGATCCCCACGCAGAGCGGGCCGGTCGAGCGCGAGACCTTCGCGCCGATCCTCTATGTGATGCCGTATCGCGATCTCGCCGCCGCGATCGAGCTGCACAACGCGGTGCCGCAGGGGCTGTCGTCGTCGATCTTCACCAACGATCTGCGCGAGGCCGAGCTGTTCGTGTCGTCGCGCGGCTCCGACTGCGGCATCGCCAATGTCAATATCGGCCCGTCGGGCGCCGAGATCGGCGGCGCGTTCGGCGGCGAGAAGGAGACCGGCGGCGGCCGCGAATCCGGCTCGGATGCCTGGAAGGCCTATATGCGCCGCGCCACCAACACCGTGAACTACGGCCGCAGCCTGCCGCTGGCGCAGGGCGTCAAGTTCGATCTGGGGTGAGCGATGCGGTGTGTCTCCTCTGTTCGCGGAACCGGTTCGCGGATTCGTGCGTTGCGCGCTGACAAGGAGATGCATCATGGCAGCAGCAAAGAAGAAGACCTCGACGGCGAAGTCGTCCCGCGGACGCAATCAGGATCGCGCCCGCGTCGCCGGCGGCCAGGACTACGAAGTCCGCTACGAAGCGAGGAAGAGCGGCCGCTCGGCCACGGCCGTGAAGAAGGCGGTCAAGAAGGTCGGCAACAGCCGCAAGACGGTCGAGCGCAAGCTCGCGCGCTAATGCTTCTGCGGCCGCTGCGGCGGCCGCAGCGATCCTTTCGTCCAGCCGATCGCCTTGGGCGAATGCAGCGGATCGGGACCGTCGCAGACCCGGCAGGTCAGCTCGCCGCGCTCGCCCTTGCACGATCGCTGCGCCTCTCGCACCGCGAGAGGGCGTCCGCAGGTCGGACATGGCTTGCGCACCAGCCAATGGGTCGGACGCCTCAACATGGCAACGTCTCCCGAGCGAGGCCACAGGCTAGGCCGGAATGTGGCAGTCGGGGAATCACTTATTTGAATCGTGGCACCTCCTCCGGATCGCCGGACCGTGAGCAGTCGGGGCAGGTGTCGCCGATGCCGGACAGGGCCTCCTCGATGGCTGCGACCGCGTCCGGACTGCAGACGCCGCCCGGCGGATCGTGGCGCGCAAGCGCGAGCGCCCGGGCTAGCGCATGCGGATCACCGCGCTCCAGCATCCAGCCGTGGGCCTCGCATTCGACGACCGCGCCGGCCTCGCGCAAGGTGGCGATCGCCCAGCCATGGAGGCTGCGGATCGCGGGGCGTCTGACGAGCGTGGGCATCGGCGAATCTCTCCTGGAGGGAGAATCCACGATCGGCGCGGCGTTTCCAGGCCGGGCCTGCAGGGCAGGGATTCCGAATTGGAGGGGCTCCTCCCCCAGGCAGAATCTTCGCTGTCCCGGCTTGAGATCGGCCCCGGCTGCGGTCATCCTCGGGTCAATTCAGGCAAGCGGGTGTGGATAGGAATGCAGATCAAGACCCATGAGGATGTGCTGCTCGTCATCGACGTGCAGAACGATTTTTGTCCGGGCGGGCAGCTTGCCGTCGCCGAGGGCGACGCCGTCGTGCCCGTCATCAACCGGCTGAGCGGGCTGTTCGATCACGTCGTGCTGACCCAGGACTGGCATCCGGCAGGCCACAGCTCGTTCGCCTCCAGCCACCCCGGTAAGGCGCCGTTCGAGAGCGTGACCATGCCCTATGGGCCGCAGACCCTGTGGCCGGATCATTGCATCCAGGGCACAAAGGGGGCGGCGTTTCATGACGATCTCGCGACAGACAAGGCGCAGCTGATCATCCGCAAGGGGTTTCGCGCGGCGATCGATTCCTATTCCGCGTTCTTCGAGAACGACAAGACCACGCCCACAGGCCTCGCCGGCTATTTGCGCGAGCGCGGCCTGAAGCGGGTGTTCCTGGTCGGGCTCGCGACCGATTTCTGCGTGCACTACTCGGCGGTCGACGCGCGGCGGCTCGGCTTTTCGGCTGTTGTCATCGACAACGCGTGCCGCGGCATCGATCTCGGCGGCTCGATGGCAGCGGCCAAGGCGCAAGGCGCGGAGGCCGGCGTGGAGCGGATCGCGGAGCTCGTGTGAGATGAGATGGTGAGGCTGGCGATGCGGCTGAGCTACGCCGCCGCATCGATGTCGGGCTCGGCGATGGCGCCGGCGACGCGGACGCGGACACGGAGTGCATTGCCGGGGAGGTAGGCGATCGGCATATCCTCGACGTCGACCGTCTTGAGCGAGCCGCGTTCGGCGCCCGCCTGCACCGCGCGCTCCTCGGCGATGCGGCGGGCAGCCGCGATGGCCTCGTCGCGGGTCATGTCGCGGAACACCTGGTCGGCCTCGCCCGACACTTGCGCGATCGCCGCGCCGACCGCATTGGCGCAGTCGCCATGGGGCACGCGGACGATTTCGGAGATGCCGGCGAGCCGCGCCGGCACGAGGAACGCGCCGCCGCC
Proteins encoded in this window:
- a CDS encoding DUF3606 domain-containing protein, whose protein sequence is MAAAKKKTSTAKSSRGRNQDRARVAGGQDYEVRYEARKSGRSATAVKKAVKKVGNSRKTVERKLAR
- the pncA gene encoding bifunctional nicotinamidase/pyrazinamidase, with the protein product MQIKTHEDVLLVIDVQNDFCPGGQLAVAEGDAVVPVINRLSGLFDHVVLTQDWHPAGHSSFASSHPGKAPFESVTMPYGPQTLWPDHCIQGTKGAAFHDDLATDKAQLIIRKGFRAAIDSYSAFFENDKTTPTGLAGYLRERGLKRVFLVGLATDFCVHYSAVDARRLGFSAVVIDNACRGIDLGGSMAAAKAQGAEAGVERIAELV
- a CDS encoding aldehyde dehydrogenase family protein; translation: MSLSHQPLHLAAEATEILTSLGVAPERLRGGTRAARSPVTGEVLAQVRDDTRADATAVIARAHAAFLQWRLVPAPKRGELVRLFGEELRAHKTALGRLVSIEAGKIVSEGLGEVQEMIDICDFAVGLSRQLYGLTIATERAEHRMMETWHPLGVTGVISAFNFPVAVWAWNAAIALVCGNSVVWKPSEKTPLTALASDALLARALARYRSEGGVAPEGLAGLMLGGREVGEMLVDDARVPLVSATGSTAMGRVVGACLAGRFARAILELGGNNAAIVTPTADLDLTLRAVAFAAMGTAGQRCTSLRRLFVHADVYEQLVPRLKQAYGSVAIGNPLQPGTLIGPLVDRAAFEAMQDALSAARDHGGRVFGGDRVAVDGCAEAYYVRPALVEIPTQSGPVERETFAPILYVMPYRDLAAAIELHNAVPQGLSSSIFTNDLREAELFVSSRGSDCGIANVNIGPSGAEIGGAFGGEKETGGGRESGSDAWKAYMRRATNTVNYGRSLPLAQGVKFDLG